The proteins below come from a single Chitinophaga pinensis DSM 2588 genomic window:
- a CDS encoding GMC oxidoreductase: MANINTSAQDRTFDAIVIGSGISGGWAAKEFTEKGLKTLVLERGRDVKHLKDYPTTNKYPWEFPHGGQIPEAIKEEAPVVSRCYAFKEDAMHFFVKDKEHPYEQDKPFDWIRGYQVGGKSLLWARQTQRWSDYDFEGPARDGFAVDWPIRYADIAPWYSYVEKFVGISGNKDGIDNLPDGEFLPPMELTAVEQYFQKFVKDNYKDRHVIYGRCAHLSEPQQIHIEQGRVQCQKRNLCQRGCPFGGYFSSNSSTLPWAEKTGNLTLRPHSVVHSVIYDEKKGKATGVRVVDAKTKEMTEYYARVIFVNASAINSNLILLNSTSSRFPNGLGNDSGVLGKYFAFHNYRATIYADHDGHMDVTTDGRRPTSAYIPRFRNVKKQETDFLRGYAAGFDTGRRKWNSHDGIGKSLKDNLFNEEMGNWYVGSHMMGETIPKEISQLTLDKDKKDEWGMPVIHVNIGYDDNDEKMVKDFHEQMTEMYTKAGFTNIRTGDSKQAPGLDIHEMGGARMGKDPKTSVLNKWNQLHDVNNVFVTDGACMTSTSTQNPSLTYMALTARAVDYAVSQMKKGEI; this comes from the coding sequence ATGGCGAATATTAATACGAGTGCTCAGGACCGCACATTTGATGCGATTGTGATAGGATCAGGTATCAGTGGAGGATGGGCAGCAAAAGAGTTCACGGAGAAAGGTTTGAAAACGCTGGTACTGGAAAGAGGCCGCGACGTAAAGCACCTGAAAGACTATCCCACAACAAACAAATATCCCTGGGAATTTCCACACGGCGGACAAATACCGGAAGCGATCAAGGAAGAAGCGCCTGTCGTAAGCCGTTGTTATGCCTTTAAAGAGGATGCGATGCATTTCTTTGTAAAGGATAAAGAACATCCTTATGAGCAGGATAAACCATTTGACTGGATCCGTGGATACCAGGTCGGTGGTAAATCATTGCTCTGGGCAAGACAGACACAACGCTGGAGTGACTATGACTTCGAAGGGCCTGCAAGGGACGGCTTCGCAGTAGACTGGCCGATCCGCTATGCAGATATCGCTCCCTGGTATAGCTACGTAGAGAAATTTGTAGGTATTTCAGGTAATAAGGATGGTATCGATAACCTCCCTGATGGCGAATTCCTGCCACCTATGGAGCTGACTGCCGTTGAGCAATACTTTCAAAAGTTTGTAAAAGACAATTATAAAGATCGTCACGTTATATATGGCCGCTGCGCGCATCTTTCCGAGCCGCAGCAAATCCACATCGAACAGGGTAGGGTACAATGCCAGAAGAGAAATCTTTGTCAGCGTGGATGTCCCTTCGGCGGATATTTCAGCAGTAACTCCTCTACACTGCCATGGGCAGAAAAAACGGGTAATCTGACACTCCGCCCGCATTCCGTTGTACACTCTGTTATCTACGATGAAAAGAAAGGTAAGGCAACCGGCGTGCGTGTGGTAGACGCGAAAACCAAGGAAATGACCGAGTACTATGCCCGTGTCATCTTCGTAAACGCATCTGCGATCAACTCAAACCTGATCCTGCTCAATTCCACTTCCAGCCGTTTCCCGAATGGATTGGGTAATGACAGCGGGGTATTGGGTAAATACTTCGCTTTCCATAACTACCGCGCTACCATTTACGCAGACCATGATGGTCATATGGACGTTACCACCGATGGCCGTCGTCCTACCAGCGCATACATTCCCCGCTTCCGGAACGTGAAGAAACAGGAGACAGACTTCCTGCGTGGATATGCTGCCGGATTTGATACTGGCCGCCGTAAATGGAATAGCCATGATGGTATTGGTAAGAGCCTGAAGGATAATCTGTTCAACGAAGAAATGGGTAACTGGTACGTAGGATCTCATATGATGGGTGAAACCATCCCGAAAGAGATCAGTCAGCTGACCCTCGATAAAGATAAAAAGGATGAATGGGGGATGCCTGTTATCCATGTCAATATCGGCTACGATGATAACGATGAGAAGATGGTGAAGGACTTCCATGAGCAGATGACTGAAATGTACACCAAAGCCGGTTTCACCAATATCCGTACAGGCGATTCCAAACAGGCGCCAGGGCTCGATATTCATGAAATGGGTGGTGCGCGCATGGGGAAAGATCCGAAGACATCCGTACTCAATAAATGGAATCAGTTGCACGACGTGAATAACGTATTTGTGACCGATGGAGCTTGTATGACTTCTACTTCTACGCAGAACCCATCACTGACTTATATGGCACTTACTGCCAGGGCAGTGGACTATGCGGTTAGCCAGATGAAGAAAGGTGAAATATAA
- a CDS encoding glycoside hydrolase family 65 protein, with protein MKQYIKVDGWNIIEEGFVPHYNKISESIFSLGNGRMGQRANFEETYSGETLQGNYVAGVYYPDKTRVGWWKNGYPEYFAKVLNAANWIGIGIRIEEEELDLHKARVTDFSRVLNMQEGYLQRSFTATLESGKQVKVTATRFCSIVDDETGAIRYSITPLNFEGNVQVTAYIDGDIKNQDANYDEKFWEETGASIQHTSAYITLKTKKTGFQVCTGMQFNIYQDAKPVVMHVTPVQKEKYVGVVTTVKVKSQQETVIYKYAANLSSENHAVAALANNCEISVGKAAAKGFDAMLKEQAAAWAMKWKESDIIIEGDPAAQQGIRFNIFQLNQTYTGEDARLNIGPKGFTGEKYGGSTYWDTEAYCIPFYLATADPQVARNLLIYRYKQLGKAIENAAKLGFNNGAALYPMVTMNGEECHNEWEITFEEIHRNAAIAFAIFNYIRYTGDTAYLAEYGTEVLIGIARFWAQRVNWSEARGQYVMLGVTGPNEYENNVNNNWYTSTMATWCLQYATEALQYVKETAANRYDAIIKTTFFDAGKELEKWQHVIDNMYYPVDEQLGVFLQQDGYLDKEQILVKDLDPAQRPLNQKWSWDRILRSCFIKQADVLQGLYFLEDRYDIDTLRRNFDFYEPRTVHESSLSPCVHAILAAKLGDEKRAHEFYLRTSRLDLDDYNNDTEDGLHITSMAGTWMSVVEGFAGMRVRDGQLQFTPFLPGKWQSFAFSIRFRGRILKVKVSKQDVTIENDAVNDITVYIYGEAVEVPAGATVTAKQGNLVN; from the coding sequence ATGAAGCAATACATAAAAGTAGACGGGTGGAACATCATCGAAGAAGGTTTTGTACCACATTACAATAAAATATCTGAAAGCATATTCAGTCTGGGAAATGGTCGTATGGGCCAGCGCGCCAACTTTGAAGAAACCTATTCCGGCGAAACCTTACAGGGCAATTATGTGGCCGGTGTCTATTATCCCGATAAGACCCGGGTAGGTTGGTGGAAGAATGGTTACCCGGAGTATTTTGCCAAAGTATTGAACGCGGCCAACTGGATAGGTATCGGCATCCGTATTGAGGAGGAAGAACTGGATCTGCATAAAGCCCGGGTAACTGATTTCAGTCGTGTACTGAACATGCAGGAAGGGTACCTGCAACGTTCCTTTACAGCAACGCTGGAAAGCGGCAAACAGGTAAAAGTAACTGCTACGCGTTTCTGTAGTATTGTGGATGATGAAACGGGTGCGATCCGGTATAGTATCACCCCCCTGAACTTTGAGGGTAATGTGCAGGTAACAGCCTATATCGATGGCGATATCAAAAACCAGGATGCTAACTATGATGAGAAATTCTGGGAAGAAACAGGCGCCAGTATCCAGCATACAAGTGCGTATATCACACTGAAGACAAAAAAAACCGGTTTCCAGGTATGTACCGGTATGCAGTTCAATATATACCAGGATGCGAAGCCGGTAGTAATGCACGTAACGCCGGTACAGAAAGAAAAGTACGTAGGTGTGGTGACGACCGTGAAGGTGAAAAGTCAGCAGGAGACAGTTATTTACAAATACGCCGCAAATCTTTCTTCTGAAAATCATGCAGTAGCCGCATTAGCCAATAATTGTGAAATCTCGGTTGGTAAAGCAGCGGCAAAAGGCTTTGATGCCATGCTGAAAGAACAGGCGGCTGCCTGGGCGATGAAATGGAAAGAAAGCGATATCATCATTGAAGGCGATCCGGCTGCACAGCAGGGCATCCGTTTTAATATCTTCCAGCTGAACCAGACTTACACAGGTGAAGACGCCCGTCTGAATATCGGACCGAAAGGTTTTACCGGTGAAAAATATGGCGGTTCAACTTACTGGGATACGGAAGCCTATTGCATACCGTTTTATCTCGCAACTGCGGACCCACAGGTGGCCCGTAATCTGCTGATCTATCGTTATAAGCAGTTGGGCAAAGCCATCGAAAATGCGGCCAAATTAGGCTTTAATAACGGCGCAGCACTATATCCGATGGTGACCATGAACGGAGAAGAGTGTCACAACGAATGGGAGATCACTTTTGAAGAAATTCACCGTAACGCAGCGATCGCTTTTGCTATTTTCAATTACATTCGTTATACCGGCGATACAGCTTATCTGGCGGAATATGGTACGGAAGTACTGATCGGTATAGCCCGCTTCTGGGCACAGCGTGTTAACTGGAGCGAAGCACGCGGCCAGTACGTAATGCTGGGGGTGACCGGACCGAATGAATACGAGAACAATGTCAATAATAACTGGTATACCAGCACCATGGCAACCTGGTGTCTGCAGTACGCAACAGAAGCATTACAGTACGTAAAAGAGACGGCTGCTAACAGATATGACGCTATTATTAAAACGACCTTTTTTGACGCCGGTAAAGAACTGGAAAAATGGCAGCATGTGATTGATAATATGTATTATCCGGTTGATGAACAGTTGGGCGTGTTCCTGCAACAGGATGGTTATCTTGACAAAGAGCAGATCCTGGTAAAAGACCTGGATCCTGCACAGCGTCCGCTGAATCAGAAATGGAGCTGGGATCGTATTCTGCGTTCCTGCTTTATAAAACAGGCAGACGTTTTGCAGGGATTATATTTCCTGGAAGACAGGTACGATATCGATACACTGCGTCGTAACTTTGATTTCTACGAACCGCGCACTGTTCACGAAAGCTCCCTGTCTCCCTGTGTACATGCGATTCTGGCTGCGAAACTGGGTGACGAAAAAAGAGCGCATGAGTTCTATCTGCGCACTTCCCGTCTGGACCTGGACGATTATAACAACGATACAGAAGATGGGCTGCATATTACTTCCATGGCAGGTACCTGGATGAGTGTGGTAGAAGGTTTTGCCGGTATGCGTGTAAGAGATGGACAGTTGCAGTTCACACCATTCCTGCCAGGTAAGTGGCAATCATTTGCGTTCAGCATCCGTTTCCGCGGAAGAATACTGAAGGTGAAAGTGAGCAAACAGGATGTGACCATTGAAAATGATGCTGTGAATGACATCACCGTGTACATCTACGGAGAAGCGGTGGAAGTACCAGCTGGTGCAACAGTAACGGCTAAGCAAGGAAATTTAGTTAATTAA
- a CDS encoding DNRLRE domain-containing protein — MKHQVLSLCLLMSVYAGYSQTTLSFRPDSCNGKDATVFVKTNLPQWSEKNFGHRDEISASGWTYGGQGGQDGYSRSFIDFVDLKKIPRGMAIYSATLYLYGKTSSIFIEQGNVSPNACFIDRVTSPWEENTVNWNNKPSISFANESIIRDSKTATWRYDVAVDVTDMVQDMINLPADSSYGFCIRLQQEAYYRNLLFASSEYAEEALRPQLKLVFPSCGPSPFTVTIPDTPEVIHPNNEMKMMETAPAGMGAGTKGAIYAAPMETVKEQPVQADKKAAPKPVKVKQQKTN, encoded by the coding sequence ATGAAACATCAGGTACTATCATTATGCCTGTTAATGTCGGTCTATGCCGGTTATTCCCAAACGACCCTTTCTTTCAGACCAGATTCCTGCAACGGTAAAGACGCCACTGTATTTGTAAAAACCAATCTTCCTCAATGGTCAGAAAAAAATTTCGGCCATCGAGATGAAATATCTGCATCTGGATGGACATATGGCGGACAAGGAGGACAAGACGGTTATTCACGTTCTTTTATCGATTTCGTCGATCTGAAAAAAATACCCAGAGGTATGGCCATCTACAGCGCTACCCTGTACCTCTATGGAAAGACCAGCAGCATCTTTATCGAACAGGGTAACGTTAGTCCGAATGCCTGCTTTATTGATCGCGTGACCAGCCCATGGGAAGAAAATACTGTCAACTGGAATAATAAGCCGTCTATCAGCTTTGCAAATGAATCTATTATTCGGGACTCCAAAACCGCCACCTGGCGTTACGATGTAGCGGTGGATGTGACAGATATGGTGCAGGATATGATCAATCTTCCGGCGGACAGCAGCTATGGTTTCTGTATCCGTTTGCAGCAGGAGGCTTATTACCGCAATCTCCTGTTTGCCTCCAGCGAATATGCAGAAGAAGCATTACGTCCTCAGTTAAAACTGGTATTCCCGTCTTGCGGACCATCACCATTCACAGTGACCATCCCGGATACACCGGAAGTAATTCATCCAAATAATGAAATGAAGATGATGGAAACAGCTCCAGCTGGTATGGGCGCAGGTACCAAAGGTGCCATATATGCCGCGCCTATGGAAACGGTGAAGGAACAGCCTGTACAGGCGGATAAAAAAGCTGCACCAAAGCCTGTTAAGGTGAAGCAGCAAAAGACCAACTAA
- a CDS encoding SDR family oxidoreductase — translation MSTQGPATILITGATGNIGKELINLLSAKGISYNAMVRSIERAKELEVLPGITLVQGNFDDEVSLDKALRGIEKAFLLTNSSEHAEEQQLRFVNAAKRAGVKHIVKLSQWAADVSSPVRFLRYHAAVEAAITAAGMTYTFLRPNLFMQGLLGFKEVIRSEHKFFAAAGEARISLIDIRDIAAVAAVALTADGHENKVYDLTGPESLTHQQLATTFSQVLAHPIHFINVPEEDMKNALLGVGFPEWQADGLLEDYAHYRLNEAAAVTDIVQDVTGEKARTFSQFVTDYASLFK, via the coding sequence ATGTCAACACAAGGACCAGCTACTATTCTTATTACCGGGGCTACGGGCAACATCGGTAAAGAACTGATCAATTTACTGTCTGCAAAAGGGATCTCTTATAATGCAATGGTACGATCCATAGAGCGCGCCAAGGAACTGGAAGTATTACCCGGTATTACATTGGTACAGGGGAATTTTGATGATGAAGTCTCGCTGGATAAGGCATTGAGAGGTATAGAAAAGGCATTTCTGCTGACTAACTCTTCTGAACATGCAGAAGAACAACAGCTCCGCTTTGTTAATGCCGCCAAAAGAGCTGGTGTAAAACATATTGTGAAGTTGTCCCAATGGGCGGCAGATGTCAGTTCACCTGTACGCTTTCTGCGTTATCATGCCGCTGTTGAAGCTGCTATAACAGCTGCCGGTATGACATATACCTTCCTGCGCCCTAATCTGTTTATGCAGGGACTATTAGGCTTTAAGGAAGTAATCCGGTCAGAGCACAAATTTTTCGCTGCTGCCGGTGAAGCAAGAATCTCCCTCATCGATATAAGGGATATCGCAGCAGTAGCAGCCGTTGCGCTGACGGCAGACGGACATGAAAATAAAGTCTATGACCTTACCGGCCCCGAATCATTGACACATCAGCAGCTGGCAACCACCTTCTCTCAGGTACTCGCGCACCCGATACACTTCATTAACGTGCCGGAAGAGGATATGAAAAATGCACTGCTGGGTGTCGGATTTCCCGAATGGCAGGCAGATGGTTTGTTGGAAGATTATGCGCATTACCGGCTCAATGAAGCGGCTGCAGTGACAGATATCGTGCAGGATGTAACAGGCGAGAAAGCCCGTACATTTAGTCAGTTCGTAACAGATTATGCGTCTCTGTTTAAATAG
- a CDS encoding MFS transporter, which translates to MKGMAKPRLSAARIWNMSMGFFGIQFGFALQNGNASRILQTYGAEVEHLSLFWLAAPLTGMIVQPIIGHYSDRTWNKLGRRRPYFLVGAIATALALMLLPNSSLLAAMLPPVLIGAGMLTLMDASINVAMEPFRALVADNLPDEQRSQGFSAQTFLIGAGAVLGSSLPYLLAEYMGVSKTAAPGVVPDNVIYSFYVGALVLLTTILWSIFTSSEYSPEEFAKFNPGQAAEQHGGGLKTILKDFSNMPSAMKQLGLVQFCSWFALFSMWVFTTPAVAHHIYKVMPGDTSSALFADAGNKVGFLFSIYSAVSAVYALVLPAIARKTSRRAAHAISLTAGGLSLISFYFIQNPDLLIWPMIGIGMAWGSILSTPYAILSGVIPSHKTGVYMGIFNFFITFPQIVNGIFGGLIVKHLFQGEAVFALVMGGAFMIIAAIAVMYVKDREKTAAEQLVSTYGVA; encoded by the coding sequence ATGAAAGGAATGGCTAAGCCGCGGTTGTCCGCTGCGCGCATATGGAACATGAGCATGGGCTTTTTCGGTATCCAGTTTGGTTTTGCTTTACAAAATGGAAATGCCTCCCGTATTTTGCAAACCTATGGAGCGGAAGTAGAGCACCTGTCCCTTTTCTGGCTGGCAGCTCCGCTGACCGGTATGATCGTACAGCCTATTATCGGCCACTATAGCGACCGCACCTGGAATAAACTGGGACGTCGCAGACCTTACTTTCTTGTAGGTGCTATCGCTACGGCACTGGCGCTGATGTTACTGCCTAATTCCTCATTACTGGCAGCTATGCTGCCGCCGGTATTGATAGGGGCGGGTATGCTGACATTGATGGATGCTTCTATCAACGTGGCCATGGAACCTTTCCGGGCACTGGTGGCGGATAACCTGCCGGATGAGCAGCGGAGCCAGGGATTCTCTGCCCAGACCTTTCTGATAGGGGCAGGGGCCGTACTGGGTTCCTCTTTGCCGTATCTGCTGGCAGAATACATGGGCGTATCCAAAACAGCGGCGCCGGGTGTAGTACCTGATAATGTGATCTATTCCTTTTATGTAGGCGCGCTTGTATTGCTTACTACGATTCTCTGGTCGATATTTACATCATCAGAATATTCTCCGGAGGAGTTTGCAAAATTCAATCCTGGACAGGCTGCAGAGCAGCATGGCGGCGGATTGAAAACGATCCTCAAGGATTTTTCCAATATGCCTTCGGCAATGAAACAACTGGGACTGGTACAATTCTGCTCCTGGTTCGCCTTATTCTCTATGTGGGTATTTACTACACCAGCAGTCGCGCACCACATTTATAAAGTAATGCCCGGCGATACTTCGTCTGCACTTTTTGCTGATGCCGGCAATAAGGTGGGTTTCCTGTTCAGTATCTACAGTGCGGTGTCAGCAGTATATGCGCTGGTACTACCGGCTATTGCCCGCAAAACTTCCCGCAGGGCCGCACATGCTATTTCCCTGACAGCAGGTGGATTATCACTCATTTCATTTTATTTTATACAGAACCCTGATCTGCTGATCTGGCCAATGATCGGTATTGGTATGGCATGGGGTAGTATCCTGTCAACACCATACGCGATATTGTCCGGGGTAATACCGTCTCACAAAACGGGTGTATACATGGGTATCTTTAATTTCTTCATCACCTTCCCGCAGATTGTCAATGGCATCTTCGGAGGACTGATCGTAAAGCACCTGTTCCAGGGAGAAGCTGTTTTCGCACTCGTGATGGGCGGCGCATTTATGATCATTGCTGCGATAGCGGTAATGTATGTGAAGGATAGAGAAAAGACAGCTGCGGAACAATTGGTGTCAACTTATGGTGTAGCGTAG
- a CDS encoding gluconate 2-dehydrogenase subunit 3 family protein, translating into MLINRRTALKQVLVVSAGLAFLPSCVRKTTPASISLKNIAVDGEGENMLALLADTLIPTTSTPGAKDVKAHLFALTMVDDCFNKEDQQKWTAGMKAFAELSDKKNGKSFEKSTPEARTALLEQLDKSKAEEGGAAYFYHATKNLIIRGYTNSEFYLTKVQVYELVPGRFHGSVPVKPVGRRTA; encoded by the coding sequence ATGCTTATAAACAGACGAACCGCATTAAAACAGGTCCTGGTCGTCTCCGCTGGTCTGGCGTTCCTGCCGTCCTGTGTACGGAAAACGACTCCAGCTTCTATTTCATTAAAGAATATAGCGGTAGATGGTGAGGGCGAGAATATGCTGGCATTGCTGGCAGACACATTAATTCCCACTACTTCGACACCTGGTGCGAAGGACGTCAAGGCGCACTTGTTTGCACTGACGATGGTGGATGATTGCTTTAATAAGGAAGACCAGCAGAAATGGACAGCTGGTATGAAGGCATTTGCTGAACTGAGTGACAAAAAGAATGGTAAATCATTCGAGAAAAGCACTCCCGAAGCAAGGACGGCCCTTTTGGAACAACTCGATAAATCCAAAGCAGAAGAAGGGGGCGCTGCTTATTTCTATCACGCTACCAAAAATCTGATCATCAGAGGTTATACCAATTCAGAATTTTATCTTACTAAAGTGCAGGTATACGAGCTGGTTCCCGGCCGTTTTCATGGAAGCGTACCTGTAAAACCAGTCGGCAGAAGAACTGCTTAA
- the pgmB gene encoding beta-phosphoglucomutase, with protein MQVFEACIFDLDGVIVDTAVYHFKAWKRLANELGFNFTEAQNEKLKGISRVKSLELILAWGGMEKSAEEQQILATRKNEWYVDMIHHMTPEEILPGTKELLDNLRAAGIKTALGSASKNATVILEKVGILPLFDALVDGNTVSASKPDPEVFLKGAEALGISPAKCIVFEDAIAGVQAAKAAGMKVVGIGEEDVLGEADLVVSSLEQIDLQTLTNLYSK; from the coding sequence ATGCAAGTATTTGAAGCATGCATTTTTGACCTGGATGGGGTGATCGTAGATACCGCTGTCTATCATTTTAAAGCCTGGAAAAGGCTGGCTAATGAGTTAGGGTTCAATTTTACGGAAGCGCAGAATGAGAAGCTAAAAGGAATCAGCAGAGTTAAATCACTCGAACTGATCCTGGCATGGGGTGGTATGGAGAAATCTGCTGAGGAGCAACAGATACTTGCTACCCGTAAAAATGAGTGGTATGTTGACATGATCCATCATATGACGCCGGAGGAGATACTCCCGGGAACAAAAGAACTACTGGATAATCTGCGTGCTGCCGGTATTAAGACAGCCCTGGGATCAGCCAGTAAGAATGCAACTGTTATACTGGAGAAAGTAGGCATTCTGCCTTTGTTTGATGCATTGGTAGATGGGAATACTGTTTCCGCTTCCAAACCCGATCCGGAAGTCTTCCTGAAAGGGGCTGAAGCCCTGGGCATATCACCGGCAAAATGCATCGTTTTTGAAGATGCCATTGCCGGCGTTCAGGCGGCTAAAGCTGCTGGTATGAAGGTAGTCGGCATAGGAGAGGAGGACGTACTGGGAGAGGCTGACCTGGTAGTCAGCAGCCTGGAGCAGATCGATCTGCAAACACTGACCAACTTATACTCAAAATAA
- a CDS encoding carboxylesterase/lipase family protein, translating into MKSYCLSLLMLCQLGWLPGMAQKKNAVSPALVKIESGRIQGVISRTTGIRSYKGIPYAQAPVGNLRWKAPQPEKTWDTILKADHFGPRAMQGNIFGDMGFRSDGMSEDCLYLNVWAPANPGKQQLPVLVYFYGGGMVAGDGSETRYDGESMARKGIVSLTVNYRLGVFGLLAHPELSKEAAYHTSGNYTLLDQQAALAWVKKNIAAFGGDPNRVTIAGESAGSISVSALMASPLSKGLMHGAIGESGAMINPTMAPISKEEAEQNGVAMANVLGASSLEALRAIPAEELLRKASGPGVPHMACNVDGYVLPKKPVDIYAAGEQAHIPLLVGWNSTEVPYRALLWKDDPTTENYVKKITELYPKNTDEVLQLYPGGTEQQVIASATDLASDRFIVYSTWKWADLHKMTRQPVYRYIFSHPRPDMVPKMGNAQAGLAGGVIKTSAPQPKQPDPVKGAPHAAEIEYAMGNLQYNQVYAWTKADYAVSNTMLNYFANFVKTGNPNGPGLPKWEQDGTQNSQYMNIDVQSSMKKETTKARYIFLDKMYKEN; encoded by the coding sequence ATGAAATCATACTGTTTGTCGCTGCTCATGCTCTGTCAGCTGGGCTGGCTACCCGGAATGGCCCAGAAAAAGAACGCTGTTTCTCCTGCTTTGGTAAAGATTGAAAGTGGCCGTATTCAGGGTGTCATTTCCCGTACCACCGGTATCAGAAGCTATAAGGGTATCCCTTATGCCCAGGCGCCCGTCGGCAATCTCCGCTGGAAAGCCCCTCAACCTGAGAAAACCTGGGATACGATCCTGAAGGCCGATCATTTTGGTCCCAGGGCGATGCAGGGCAATATTTTCGGTGATATGGGCTTCCGTTCAGATGGTATGAGCGAGGACTGTCTGTACCTGAACGTCTGGGCGCCGGCCAATCCTGGCAAACAGCAATTGCCGGTACTGGTTTATTTCTATGGTGGCGGCATGGTAGCCGGAGACGGTTCGGAAACCCGTTATGACGGGGAAAGCATGGCCAGAAAGGGAATTGTGTCCCTGACGGTCAACTACCGTTTGGGCGTATTTGGTCTGCTGGCCCATCCGGAACTGTCTAAGGAAGCGGCTTATCATACGTCGGGCAACTATACGCTGCTGGATCAGCAGGCAGCCCTGGCATGGGTAAAGAAGAATATTGCGGCTTTTGGCGGTGATCCGAACCGGGTGACCATCGCCGGAGAATCAGCGGGCTCTATTTCAGTTTCCGCCTTGATGGCCTCTCCCCTGTCCAAAGGTCTGATGCATGGCGCTATCGGAGAAAGTGGTGCGATGATCAATCCCACGATGGCCCCTATCAGCAAAGAGGAAGCGGAACAGAACGGTGTGGCGATGGCCAATGTATTAGGTGCTTCCAGTCTGGAGGCATTAAGAGCGATCCCGGCAGAGGAATTACTTCGTAAAGCTTCCGGTCCCGGCGTACCGCATATGGCCTGTAATGTGGATGGCTATGTATTGCCTAAAAAACCGGTGGATATTTATGCCGCCGGCGAGCAGGCACATATCCCCCTGCTGGTAGGCTGGAACTCCACAGAAGTGCCCTATAGGGCCTTATTGTGGAAAGATGACCCTACAACGGAGAATTATGTCAAAAAGATAACAGAACTCTATCCTAAGAACACGGACGAGGTATTACAGCTCTATCCGGGCGGAACAGAACAGCAGGTGATTGCCTCAGCCACAGACCTGGCCAGCGACCGCTTTATTGTGTACAGCACCTGGAAATGGGCAGATCTGCATAAAATGACCCGGCAGCCTGTCTACCGTTATATCTTCTCGCATCCACGTCCGGATATGGTCCCTAAAATGGGTAATGCACAAGCCGGACTGGCAGGCGGCGTGATCAAAACCAGTGCTCCTCAGCCCAAACAGCCGGACCCGGTAAAAGGAGCTCCACATGCGGCTGAAATTGAATATGCTATGGGGAATCTTCAGTACAATCAGGTGTATGCCTGGACAAAAGCCGATTATGCTGTTTCCAATACGATGCTGAACTACTTTGCCAACTTTGTGAAAACAGGTAATCCTAATGGCCCGGGACTACCGAAATGGGAGCAGGATGGTACGCAGAATTCACAATATATGAATATTGATGTACAGTCATCCATGAAGAAAGAGACTACAAAGGCGAGGTATATTTTTCTCGATAAAATGTATAAGGAGAACTAA